From Aedes albopictus strain Foshan chromosome 1, AalbF5, whole genome shotgun sequence, one genomic window encodes:
- the LOC109398999 gene encoding uncharacterized protein LOC109398999, producing the protein MRVLAGFVLLLATLQASLGFTLPRERRQSSSSSVMAIGEDGDRAAIPGLSEIQTAIQVAQFLINVGQQVLPAILQSLAPPMSSEGTRMDEMQLIQMVRQRMMMENSGGS; encoded by the exons ATGAGGGTTCTGGCCGGATTTGTGCTTCTACTAGCAACTTTACAAGCTTCCCTCGGCTTCACG CTTCCCCGTGAACGACGTCAATCAAGTTCTTCGTCGGTGATGGCCATCGGTGAGGATGGAGACCGGGCCGCCATTCCCGGACTGAGCGAGATCCAAACGGCCATCCAAGTGGCACAGTTTCTGATCAACGTGGGCCAACAGGTGCTTCCGGCAATTCTGCAAAGTTTGGCCCCTCCGATGAGCAGTGAAGGAACCCGAATGGACGAGATGCAGCTGATTCAAATGGTTCGTCAACGGATGATGATGGAAAACAGTGGTGGTTCGTAG